A single window of Candoia aspera isolate rCanAsp1 chromosome 3, rCanAsp1.hap2, whole genome shotgun sequence DNA harbors:
- the FUBP1 gene encoding far upstream element-binding protein 1 isoform X2: protein MSDYSTVPPPSSGAPGGGGGGGGAVNDAFKDALQRARQIAAKIGNESGTSVNSNDYSYGGQKRPLEDGDGSWTSPSSTTHWEGMPSPFKDQPEPKKVAPPNNDSFGNQLPPMHQQQRSVMTEEYKVPDGMVGFIIGRGGEQISRIQQESGCKIQIAPDSGGLPERSCMLTGTPESVQSAKRLLDQIVEKGRPTPGFHHGDGPGNAVQEIMIPASKAGLVIGKGGETIKQLQERAGVKMVMIQDGPQNTGADKPLRITGDPYKVQQAKEMVLDLIRDQGGFREVRNEYGSRIGGNEGLDVPIPRFAVGIVIGRNGEMIKKIQNDAGVRIQFKPDDGTTPDRIAQITGPPDRCQHAAEIITDLLRSVQAGNPGGPGPGGRGRGRGQGNWNMGPPGGLQEFNFIVPTGKTGLIIGKGGETIKSISQQSGARIELQRNPPPNADPNMKLFTIRGTPQQIDYARQLIEEKIGGPVNPLGPPVPHGPHGVVPGPHGPPGPPPGAPMGPYNPAPYTPGPPGPAPHGPPAPYAPQGWGNAYPHWQPPNPPDPGKPADPNSAAWAAYYAHYYQQQAQPPPAAPPSAPPATQTNGQGDQPNPAPAGQVDYTKAWEEYYKKMGQQGQPQDYSKAWEEYYKKQGQAVPAPTGAPPTGQPDYSAAWAEYYRQQAAYYAQTSPQGMPQHPPAPQCLPRSSTLGSAAKSTVLKMLQAPNHSS, encoded by the exons ATGTCGGATTATTCTACGGTGCCCCCTCCTTCTTCGGGAGCCCCCGGCGGAGGCGGAGGAGGTGGCGGGGCAGTTAATGATGCTTTTAAAGACGCGCTGCAACGGGCTAGGCAG ATTGCAGCAAAAATTGGAAATGAATCAGGGACATCTGTGAATTCAAATGATTACAGTTATGGGGGACAAAAAAGACCTCTTGAAGATGGAG ATGGCTCTTGGACAAGTCCGAGCAGTACAACACACTGGGAGGGAATGCCCTCTCCTTTTAAAG ATCAACCAGAGCCTAAGAAAGTTGCTCCCCCAAATAATGATT CTTTTGGAAATCAGTTACCACCCATGCATCAGCAACAGAG gtcTGTAATGACAGAAGAATACAAAGTTCCAGATGGAATGGTTGGATTCA TAATTGGTAGAGGAGGAGAACAGATATCTCGCATACAGCAAGAATCTGGATGTAAAATACAGATTGCACCtg ATAGTGGTGGGCTTCCTGAAAGATCTTGCATGTTGACTGGAACACCTGAGTCAGTACA ATCTGCAAAGAGATTGCTTGACCAGATCGTTGAAAAGGGAAGACCTACACCTGGATTCCATCATGGCGATGGCCCAGGAAATGCTGTCCAAGAAATCATGATTCCAGCTAGCAAAGCAGGATTAGTTATTGGAAAGGGTGGAGAGACAATAAAACAACTTCAA GAGCGTGCAGGTGTTAAGATGGTAATGATTCAAGATGGACCACAGAACACTGGAGCAGATAAACCTCTTAGGATCACAGGAGATCCTTACAAAGTGCAA CAAGCCAAGGAAATGGTTTTAGACCTAATTCGTGATCAAGGTGGCTTTAGAGAGGTGCGCAATGAATATGGGTCAAGAATAGGAGGCAATGAAGGATTAGAT GTGCCAATACCACGGTTTGCAGTTGGTATTGTAATTGGAAGAAATGGTGAAATGATAAAAAAGATACAGAATGATGCTGGTGTCAGGATTCAGTTTAAACCAG ATGATGGAACAACTCCTGACAGAATAGCCCAGATCACAGGACCTCCAGACAGATGTCAACATGCAGCTGAAATTATTACAGATCTTCTTCGAAGTGTTCAG GCTGGCAATCCTGGAGGTCCAGGGCCTGGTGGCCGCGGTAGAGGAAGAGGTCAGGGGAACTGGAATATGGGACCACCTGGTGGATTGCAagaatttaattttattgttcCCACTGGAAAAACTGGATTAATCATTGGGAAAG GTGGTGAAACTATCAAGAGCATTAGTCAGCAATCTGGTGCAAGAATAGAACTTCAGAGAAATCCTCCACCAAATGCAGATCCCAACATGAAATTATTTACTATTCGGGGGACACCACAACAGATTGATTATGCTCGGCAGCTTATAGAAGAAAAGATTGGA GGTCCGGTAAATCCTTTGGGGCCACCTGTGCCTCATGGACCTCACGGTGTTGTTCCAGGGCCACATGGACCTCCTGGGCCACCTCCTGGGGCTCCAATGGGACCTTACAATCCAGCTCCTTATACCCCTGGCCCTCCTGGTCCTGCACCTCA TGGACCTCCAGCACCATATGCTCCTCAAGGATGGGGTAATGCATATCCACATTGGCAACCACCTAATCCCCCAGACCCTG GTAAGCCAGCAGATCCTAATTCAGCAGCATGGGCAGCCTATTATGCCCACTACTATCAACAGCAAGCACAGCCACCCCCTGCAGCTCCACCTAGTGCACCACCTGCTACTCAGACCAATGGACAAG GAGATCAACCAAATCCAGCACCAGCAGGGCAGGTAGATTACACCAAGGCTTGGGAAGAGTACTATAAAAAAATGG GTCAACAAGGGCAGCCACAAGATTATTCAAAGGCTTGGGAGGAATATTACAAGAAGCAAG GTCAAGCTGTTCCAGCTCCAACCGGAGCCCCACCAACAGGCCAGCCAGATTACAGTGCAGCCTGGGCTGAATACTATAGACAGCAGGCAGCTTATTATGCCCAGACAAGTCCACAAGGAATGCCACAACACCCTCCAGCACCACAG TGCCTTCCCAGATCTTCCACCTTAGGTTCTGCTGCAAAAAGCACAG TGCTGAAGATGCTGCAAGCACCAAATCATagctcataa
- the FUBP1 gene encoding far upstream element-binding protein 1 isoform X4 produces MSDYSTVPPPSSGAPGGGGGGGGAVNDAFKDALQRARQIAAKIGNESGTSVNSNDYSYGGQKRPLEDGDQPEPKKVAPPNNDSFGNQLPPMHQQQRSVMTEEYKVPDGMVGFIIGRGGEQISRIQQESGCKIQIAPDSGGLPERSCMLTGTPESVQSAKRLLDQIVEKGRPTPGFHHGDGPGNAVQEIMIPASKAGLVIGKGGETIKQLQERAGVKMVMIQDGPQNTGADKPLRITGDPYKVQQAKEMVLDLIRDQGGFREVRNEYGSRIGGNEGLDVPIPRFAVGIVIGRNGEMIKKIQNDAGVRIQFKPDDGTTPDRIAQITGPPDRCQHAAEIITDLLRSVQAGNPGGPGPGGRGRGRGQGNWNMGPPGGLQEFNFIVPTGKTGLIIGKGGETIKSISQQSGARIELQRNPPPNADPNMKLFTIRGTPQQIDYARQLIEEKIGGPVNPLGPPVPHGPHGVVPGPHGPPGPPPGAPMGPYNPAPYTPGPPGPAPHGPPAPYAPQGWGNAYPHWQPPNPPDPGKPADPNSAAWAAYYAHYYQQQAQPPPAAPPSAPPATQTNGQGDQPNPAPAGQVDYTKAWEEYYKKMGQQGQPQDYSKAWEEYYKKQGQAVPAPTGAPPTGQPDYSAAWAEYYRQQAAYYAQTSPQGMPQHPPAPQCLPRSSTLGSAAKSTGKHNLRKCINTYFSISMLSL; encoded by the exons ATGTCGGATTATTCTACGGTGCCCCCTCCTTCTTCGGGAGCCCCCGGCGGAGGCGGAGGAGGTGGCGGGGCAGTTAATGATGCTTTTAAAGACGCGCTGCAACGGGCTAGGCAG ATTGCAGCAAAAATTGGAAATGAATCAGGGACATCTGTGAATTCAAATGATTACAGTTATGGGGGACAAAAAAGACCTCTTGAAGATGGAG ATCAACCAGAGCCTAAGAAAGTTGCTCCCCCAAATAATGATT CTTTTGGAAATCAGTTACCACCCATGCATCAGCAACAGAG gtcTGTAATGACAGAAGAATACAAAGTTCCAGATGGAATGGTTGGATTCA TAATTGGTAGAGGAGGAGAACAGATATCTCGCATACAGCAAGAATCTGGATGTAAAATACAGATTGCACCtg ATAGTGGTGGGCTTCCTGAAAGATCTTGCATGTTGACTGGAACACCTGAGTCAGTACA ATCTGCAAAGAGATTGCTTGACCAGATCGTTGAAAAGGGAAGACCTACACCTGGATTCCATCATGGCGATGGCCCAGGAAATGCTGTCCAAGAAATCATGATTCCAGCTAGCAAAGCAGGATTAGTTATTGGAAAGGGTGGAGAGACAATAAAACAACTTCAA GAGCGTGCAGGTGTTAAGATGGTAATGATTCAAGATGGACCACAGAACACTGGAGCAGATAAACCTCTTAGGATCACAGGAGATCCTTACAAAGTGCAA CAAGCCAAGGAAATGGTTTTAGACCTAATTCGTGATCAAGGTGGCTTTAGAGAGGTGCGCAATGAATATGGGTCAAGAATAGGAGGCAATGAAGGATTAGAT GTGCCAATACCACGGTTTGCAGTTGGTATTGTAATTGGAAGAAATGGTGAAATGATAAAAAAGATACAGAATGATGCTGGTGTCAGGATTCAGTTTAAACCAG ATGATGGAACAACTCCTGACAGAATAGCCCAGATCACAGGACCTCCAGACAGATGTCAACATGCAGCTGAAATTATTACAGATCTTCTTCGAAGTGTTCAG GCTGGCAATCCTGGAGGTCCAGGGCCTGGTGGCCGCGGTAGAGGAAGAGGTCAGGGGAACTGGAATATGGGACCACCTGGTGGATTGCAagaatttaattttattgttcCCACTGGAAAAACTGGATTAATCATTGGGAAAG GTGGTGAAACTATCAAGAGCATTAGTCAGCAATCTGGTGCAAGAATAGAACTTCAGAGAAATCCTCCACCAAATGCAGATCCCAACATGAAATTATTTACTATTCGGGGGACACCACAACAGATTGATTATGCTCGGCAGCTTATAGAAGAAAAGATTGGA GGTCCGGTAAATCCTTTGGGGCCACCTGTGCCTCATGGACCTCACGGTGTTGTTCCAGGGCCACATGGACCTCCTGGGCCACCTCCTGGGGCTCCAATGGGACCTTACAATCCAGCTCCTTATACCCCTGGCCCTCCTGGTCCTGCACCTCA TGGACCTCCAGCACCATATGCTCCTCAAGGATGGGGTAATGCATATCCACATTGGCAACCACCTAATCCCCCAGACCCTG GTAAGCCAGCAGATCCTAATTCAGCAGCATGGGCAGCCTATTATGCCCACTACTATCAACAGCAAGCACAGCCACCCCCTGCAGCTCCACCTAGTGCACCACCTGCTACTCAGACCAATGGACAAG GAGATCAACCAAATCCAGCACCAGCAGGGCAGGTAGATTACACCAAGGCTTGGGAAGAGTACTATAAAAAAATGG GTCAACAAGGGCAGCCACAAGATTATTCAAAGGCTTGGGAGGAATATTACAAGAAGCAAG GTCAAGCTGTTCCAGCTCCAACCGGAGCCCCACCAACAGGCCAGCCAGATTACAGTGCAGCCTGGGCTGAATACTATAGACAGCAGGCAGCTTATTATGCCCAGACAAGTCCACAAGGAATGCCACAACACCCTCCAGCACCACAG TGCCTTCCCAGATCTTCCACCTTAGGTTCTGCTGCAAAAAGCACAGGTAAGCACAACCTAAGGAAGTGtataaatacatatttcagtATATCAATGTTGTCCCTGTGA
- the FUBP1 gene encoding far upstream element-binding protein 1 isoform X1, which translates to MSDYSTVPPPSSGAPGGGGGGGGAVNDAFKDALQRARQIAAKIGNESGTSVNSNDYSYGGQKRPLEDGDGSWTSPSSTTHWEGMPSPFKDQPEPKKVAPPNNDSFGNQLPPMHQQQRSVMTEEYKVPDGMVGFIIGRGGEQISRIQQESGCKIQIAPDSGGLPERSCMLTGTPESVQSAKRLLDQIVEKGRPTPGFHHGDGPGNAVQEIMIPASKAGLVIGKGGETIKQLQERAGVKMVMIQDGPQNTGADKPLRITGDPYKVQQAKEMVLDLIRDQGGFREVRNEYGSRIGGNEGLDVPIPRFAVGIVIGRNGEMIKKIQNDAGVRIQFKPDDGTTPDRIAQITGPPDRCQHAAEIITDLLRSVQAGNPGGPGPGGRGRGRGQGNWNMGPPGGLQEFNFIVPTGKTGLIIGKGGETIKSISQQSGARIELQRNPPPNADPNMKLFTIRGTPQQIDYARQLIEEKIGGPVNPLGPPVPHGPHGVVPGPHGPPGPPPGAPMGPYNPAPYTPGPPGPAPHGPPAPYAPQGWGNAYPHWQPPNPPDPGKPADPNSAAWAAYYAHYYQQQAQPPPAAPPSAPPATQTNGQGDQPNPAPAGQVDYTKAWEEYYKKMGQQGQPQDYSKAWEEYYKKQGQAVPAPTGAPPTGQPDYSAAWAEYYRQQAAYYAQTSPQGMPQHPPAPQCLPRSSTLGSAAKSTGKHNLRKCINTYFSISMLSL; encoded by the exons ATGTCGGATTATTCTACGGTGCCCCCTCCTTCTTCGGGAGCCCCCGGCGGAGGCGGAGGAGGTGGCGGGGCAGTTAATGATGCTTTTAAAGACGCGCTGCAACGGGCTAGGCAG ATTGCAGCAAAAATTGGAAATGAATCAGGGACATCTGTGAATTCAAATGATTACAGTTATGGGGGACAAAAAAGACCTCTTGAAGATGGAG ATGGCTCTTGGACAAGTCCGAGCAGTACAACACACTGGGAGGGAATGCCCTCTCCTTTTAAAG ATCAACCAGAGCCTAAGAAAGTTGCTCCCCCAAATAATGATT CTTTTGGAAATCAGTTACCACCCATGCATCAGCAACAGAG gtcTGTAATGACAGAAGAATACAAAGTTCCAGATGGAATGGTTGGATTCA TAATTGGTAGAGGAGGAGAACAGATATCTCGCATACAGCAAGAATCTGGATGTAAAATACAGATTGCACCtg ATAGTGGTGGGCTTCCTGAAAGATCTTGCATGTTGACTGGAACACCTGAGTCAGTACA ATCTGCAAAGAGATTGCTTGACCAGATCGTTGAAAAGGGAAGACCTACACCTGGATTCCATCATGGCGATGGCCCAGGAAATGCTGTCCAAGAAATCATGATTCCAGCTAGCAAAGCAGGATTAGTTATTGGAAAGGGTGGAGAGACAATAAAACAACTTCAA GAGCGTGCAGGTGTTAAGATGGTAATGATTCAAGATGGACCACAGAACACTGGAGCAGATAAACCTCTTAGGATCACAGGAGATCCTTACAAAGTGCAA CAAGCCAAGGAAATGGTTTTAGACCTAATTCGTGATCAAGGTGGCTTTAGAGAGGTGCGCAATGAATATGGGTCAAGAATAGGAGGCAATGAAGGATTAGAT GTGCCAATACCACGGTTTGCAGTTGGTATTGTAATTGGAAGAAATGGTGAAATGATAAAAAAGATACAGAATGATGCTGGTGTCAGGATTCAGTTTAAACCAG ATGATGGAACAACTCCTGACAGAATAGCCCAGATCACAGGACCTCCAGACAGATGTCAACATGCAGCTGAAATTATTACAGATCTTCTTCGAAGTGTTCAG GCTGGCAATCCTGGAGGTCCAGGGCCTGGTGGCCGCGGTAGAGGAAGAGGTCAGGGGAACTGGAATATGGGACCACCTGGTGGATTGCAagaatttaattttattgttcCCACTGGAAAAACTGGATTAATCATTGGGAAAG GTGGTGAAACTATCAAGAGCATTAGTCAGCAATCTGGTGCAAGAATAGAACTTCAGAGAAATCCTCCACCAAATGCAGATCCCAACATGAAATTATTTACTATTCGGGGGACACCACAACAGATTGATTATGCTCGGCAGCTTATAGAAGAAAAGATTGGA GGTCCGGTAAATCCTTTGGGGCCACCTGTGCCTCATGGACCTCACGGTGTTGTTCCAGGGCCACATGGACCTCCTGGGCCACCTCCTGGGGCTCCAATGGGACCTTACAATCCAGCTCCTTATACCCCTGGCCCTCCTGGTCCTGCACCTCA TGGACCTCCAGCACCATATGCTCCTCAAGGATGGGGTAATGCATATCCACATTGGCAACCACCTAATCCCCCAGACCCTG GTAAGCCAGCAGATCCTAATTCAGCAGCATGGGCAGCCTATTATGCCCACTACTATCAACAGCAAGCACAGCCACCCCCTGCAGCTCCACCTAGTGCACCACCTGCTACTCAGACCAATGGACAAG GAGATCAACCAAATCCAGCACCAGCAGGGCAGGTAGATTACACCAAGGCTTGGGAAGAGTACTATAAAAAAATGG GTCAACAAGGGCAGCCACAAGATTATTCAAAGGCTTGGGAGGAATATTACAAGAAGCAAG GTCAAGCTGTTCCAGCTCCAACCGGAGCCCCACCAACAGGCCAGCCAGATTACAGTGCAGCCTGGGCTGAATACTATAGACAGCAGGCAGCTTATTATGCCCAGACAAGTCCACAAGGAATGCCACAACACCCTCCAGCACCACAG TGCCTTCCCAGATCTTCCACCTTAGGTTCTGCTGCAAAAAGCACAGGTAAGCACAACCTAAGGAAGTGtataaatacatatttcagtATATCAATGTTGTCCCTGTGA
- the FUBP1 gene encoding far upstream element-binding protein 1 isoform X6 — translation MSDYSTVPPPSSGAPGGGGGGGGAVNDAFKDALQRARQIAAKIGNESGTSVNSNDYSYGGQKRPLEDGDQPEPKKVAPPNNDSFGNQLPPMHQQQRSVMTEEYKVPDGMVGFIIGRGGEQISRIQQESGCKIQIAPDSGGLPERSCMLTGTPESVQSAKRLLDQIVEKGRPTPGFHHGDGPGNAVQEIMIPASKAGLVIGKGGETIKQLQERAGVKMVMIQDGPQNTGADKPLRITGDPYKVQQAKEMVLDLIRDQGGFREVRNEYGSRIGGNEGLDVPIPRFAVGIVIGRNGEMIKKIQNDAGVRIQFKPDDGTTPDRIAQITGPPDRCQHAAEIITDLLRSVQAGNPGGPGPGGRGRGRGQGNWNMGPPGGLQEFNFIVPTGKTGLIIGKGGETIKSISQQSGARIELQRNPPPNADPNMKLFTIRGTPQQIDYARQLIEEKIGGPVNPLGPPVPHGPHGVVPGPHGPPGPPPGAPMGPYNPAPYTPGPPGPAPHGPPAPYAPQGWGNAYPHWQPPNPPDPGKPADPNSAAWAAYYAHYYQQQAQPPPAAPPSAPPATQTNGQGDQPNPAPAGQVDYTKAWEEYYKKMGQAVPAPTGAPPTGQPDYSAAWAEYYRQQAAYYAQTSPQGMPQHPPAPQCLPRSSTLGSAAKSTGKHNLRKCINTYFSISMLSL, via the exons ATGTCGGATTATTCTACGGTGCCCCCTCCTTCTTCGGGAGCCCCCGGCGGAGGCGGAGGAGGTGGCGGGGCAGTTAATGATGCTTTTAAAGACGCGCTGCAACGGGCTAGGCAG ATTGCAGCAAAAATTGGAAATGAATCAGGGACATCTGTGAATTCAAATGATTACAGTTATGGGGGACAAAAAAGACCTCTTGAAGATGGAG ATCAACCAGAGCCTAAGAAAGTTGCTCCCCCAAATAATGATT CTTTTGGAAATCAGTTACCACCCATGCATCAGCAACAGAG gtcTGTAATGACAGAAGAATACAAAGTTCCAGATGGAATGGTTGGATTCA TAATTGGTAGAGGAGGAGAACAGATATCTCGCATACAGCAAGAATCTGGATGTAAAATACAGATTGCACCtg ATAGTGGTGGGCTTCCTGAAAGATCTTGCATGTTGACTGGAACACCTGAGTCAGTACA ATCTGCAAAGAGATTGCTTGACCAGATCGTTGAAAAGGGAAGACCTACACCTGGATTCCATCATGGCGATGGCCCAGGAAATGCTGTCCAAGAAATCATGATTCCAGCTAGCAAAGCAGGATTAGTTATTGGAAAGGGTGGAGAGACAATAAAACAACTTCAA GAGCGTGCAGGTGTTAAGATGGTAATGATTCAAGATGGACCACAGAACACTGGAGCAGATAAACCTCTTAGGATCACAGGAGATCCTTACAAAGTGCAA CAAGCCAAGGAAATGGTTTTAGACCTAATTCGTGATCAAGGTGGCTTTAGAGAGGTGCGCAATGAATATGGGTCAAGAATAGGAGGCAATGAAGGATTAGAT GTGCCAATACCACGGTTTGCAGTTGGTATTGTAATTGGAAGAAATGGTGAAATGATAAAAAAGATACAGAATGATGCTGGTGTCAGGATTCAGTTTAAACCAG ATGATGGAACAACTCCTGACAGAATAGCCCAGATCACAGGACCTCCAGACAGATGTCAACATGCAGCTGAAATTATTACAGATCTTCTTCGAAGTGTTCAG GCTGGCAATCCTGGAGGTCCAGGGCCTGGTGGCCGCGGTAGAGGAAGAGGTCAGGGGAACTGGAATATGGGACCACCTGGTGGATTGCAagaatttaattttattgttcCCACTGGAAAAACTGGATTAATCATTGGGAAAG GTGGTGAAACTATCAAGAGCATTAGTCAGCAATCTGGTGCAAGAATAGAACTTCAGAGAAATCCTCCACCAAATGCAGATCCCAACATGAAATTATTTACTATTCGGGGGACACCACAACAGATTGATTATGCTCGGCAGCTTATAGAAGAAAAGATTGGA GGTCCGGTAAATCCTTTGGGGCCACCTGTGCCTCATGGACCTCACGGTGTTGTTCCAGGGCCACATGGACCTCCTGGGCCACCTCCTGGGGCTCCAATGGGACCTTACAATCCAGCTCCTTATACCCCTGGCCCTCCTGGTCCTGCACCTCA TGGACCTCCAGCACCATATGCTCCTCAAGGATGGGGTAATGCATATCCACATTGGCAACCACCTAATCCCCCAGACCCTG GTAAGCCAGCAGATCCTAATTCAGCAGCATGGGCAGCCTATTATGCCCACTACTATCAACAGCAAGCACAGCCACCCCCTGCAGCTCCACCTAGTGCACCACCTGCTACTCAGACCAATGGACAAG GAGATCAACCAAATCCAGCACCAGCAGGGCAGGTAGATTACACCAAGGCTTGGGAAGAGTACTATAAAAAAATGG GTCAAGCTGTTCCAGCTCCAACCGGAGCCCCACCAACAGGCCAGCCAGATTACAGTGCAGCCTGGGCTGAATACTATAGACAGCAGGCAGCTTATTATGCCCAGACAAGTCCACAAGGAATGCCACAACACCCTCCAGCACCACAG TGCCTTCCCAGATCTTCCACCTTAGGTTCTGCTGCAAAAAGCACAGGTAAGCACAACCTAAGGAAGTGtataaatacatatttcagtATATCAATGTTGTCCCTGTGA
- the FUBP1 gene encoding far upstream element-binding protein 1 isoform X3, which translates to MSDYSTVPPPSSGAPGGGGGGGGAVNDAFKDALQRARQIAAKIGNESGTSVNSNDYSYGGQKRPLEDGDGSWTSPSSTTHWEGMPSPFKDQPEPKKVAPPNNDSFGNQLPPMHQQQRSVMTEEYKVPDGMVGFIIGRGGEQISRIQQESGCKIQIAPDSGGLPERSCMLTGTPESVQSAKRLLDQIVEKGRPTPGFHHGDGPGNAVQEIMIPASKAGLVIGKGGETIKQLQERAGVKMVMIQDGPQNTGADKPLRITGDPYKVQQAKEMVLDLIRDQGGFREVRNEYGSRIGGNEGLDVPIPRFAVGIVIGRNGEMIKKIQNDAGVRIQFKPDDGTTPDRIAQITGPPDRCQHAAEIITDLLRSVQAGNPGGPGPGGRGRGRGQGNWNMGPPGGLQEFNFIVPTGKTGLIIGKGGETIKSISQQSGARIELQRNPPPNADPNMKLFTIRGTPQQIDYARQLIEEKIGGPVNPLGPPVPHGPHGVVPGPHGPPGPPPGAPMGPYNPAPYTPGPPGPAPHGPPAPYAPQGWGNAYPHWQPPNPPDPGKPADPNSAAWAAYYAHYYQQQAQPPPAAPPSAPPATQTNGQGDQPNPAPAGQVDYTKAWEEYYKKMGQAVPAPTGAPPTGQPDYSAAWAEYYRQQAAYYAQTSPQGMPQHPPAPQCLPRSSTLGSAAKSTGKHNLRKCINTYFSISMLSL; encoded by the exons ATGTCGGATTATTCTACGGTGCCCCCTCCTTCTTCGGGAGCCCCCGGCGGAGGCGGAGGAGGTGGCGGGGCAGTTAATGATGCTTTTAAAGACGCGCTGCAACGGGCTAGGCAG ATTGCAGCAAAAATTGGAAATGAATCAGGGACATCTGTGAATTCAAATGATTACAGTTATGGGGGACAAAAAAGACCTCTTGAAGATGGAG ATGGCTCTTGGACAAGTCCGAGCAGTACAACACACTGGGAGGGAATGCCCTCTCCTTTTAAAG ATCAACCAGAGCCTAAGAAAGTTGCTCCCCCAAATAATGATT CTTTTGGAAATCAGTTACCACCCATGCATCAGCAACAGAG gtcTGTAATGACAGAAGAATACAAAGTTCCAGATGGAATGGTTGGATTCA TAATTGGTAGAGGAGGAGAACAGATATCTCGCATACAGCAAGAATCTGGATGTAAAATACAGATTGCACCtg ATAGTGGTGGGCTTCCTGAAAGATCTTGCATGTTGACTGGAACACCTGAGTCAGTACA ATCTGCAAAGAGATTGCTTGACCAGATCGTTGAAAAGGGAAGACCTACACCTGGATTCCATCATGGCGATGGCCCAGGAAATGCTGTCCAAGAAATCATGATTCCAGCTAGCAAAGCAGGATTAGTTATTGGAAAGGGTGGAGAGACAATAAAACAACTTCAA GAGCGTGCAGGTGTTAAGATGGTAATGATTCAAGATGGACCACAGAACACTGGAGCAGATAAACCTCTTAGGATCACAGGAGATCCTTACAAAGTGCAA CAAGCCAAGGAAATGGTTTTAGACCTAATTCGTGATCAAGGTGGCTTTAGAGAGGTGCGCAATGAATATGGGTCAAGAATAGGAGGCAATGAAGGATTAGAT GTGCCAATACCACGGTTTGCAGTTGGTATTGTAATTGGAAGAAATGGTGAAATGATAAAAAAGATACAGAATGATGCTGGTGTCAGGATTCAGTTTAAACCAG ATGATGGAACAACTCCTGACAGAATAGCCCAGATCACAGGACCTCCAGACAGATGTCAACATGCAGCTGAAATTATTACAGATCTTCTTCGAAGTGTTCAG GCTGGCAATCCTGGAGGTCCAGGGCCTGGTGGCCGCGGTAGAGGAAGAGGTCAGGGGAACTGGAATATGGGACCACCTGGTGGATTGCAagaatttaattttattgttcCCACTGGAAAAACTGGATTAATCATTGGGAAAG GTGGTGAAACTATCAAGAGCATTAGTCAGCAATCTGGTGCAAGAATAGAACTTCAGAGAAATCCTCCACCAAATGCAGATCCCAACATGAAATTATTTACTATTCGGGGGACACCACAACAGATTGATTATGCTCGGCAGCTTATAGAAGAAAAGATTGGA GGTCCGGTAAATCCTTTGGGGCCACCTGTGCCTCATGGACCTCACGGTGTTGTTCCAGGGCCACATGGACCTCCTGGGCCACCTCCTGGGGCTCCAATGGGACCTTACAATCCAGCTCCTTATACCCCTGGCCCTCCTGGTCCTGCACCTCA TGGACCTCCAGCACCATATGCTCCTCAAGGATGGGGTAATGCATATCCACATTGGCAACCACCTAATCCCCCAGACCCTG GTAAGCCAGCAGATCCTAATTCAGCAGCATGGGCAGCCTATTATGCCCACTACTATCAACAGCAAGCACAGCCACCCCCTGCAGCTCCACCTAGTGCACCACCTGCTACTCAGACCAATGGACAAG GAGATCAACCAAATCCAGCACCAGCAGGGCAGGTAGATTACACCAAGGCTTGGGAAGAGTACTATAAAAAAATGG GTCAAGCTGTTCCAGCTCCAACCGGAGCCCCACCAACAGGCCAGCCAGATTACAGTGCAGCCTGGGCTGAATACTATAGACAGCAGGCAGCTTATTATGCCCAGACAAGTCCACAAGGAATGCCACAACACCCTCCAGCACCACAG TGCCTTCCCAGATCTTCCACCTTAGGTTCTGCTGCAAAAAGCACAGGTAAGCACAACCTAAGGAAGTGtataaatacatatttcagtATATCAATGTTGTCCCTGTGA